A window of Oligoflexus sp. contains these coding sequences:
- the rplU gene encoding 50S ribosomal protein L21, with the protein MFAVFQAGGHQYRVSQGDQITVDFLEGKKEGDKVSFSNILLVGGDKTKLGAPFVSGASIEAVVKTQTFNKKVLIGKFKRRKDYKRTRGHKQPVTVLEISGIKS; encoded by the coding sequence ATGTTTGCCGTTTTCCAAGCTGGCGGCCATCAGTACCGTGTTAGCCAAGGCGATCAAATTACCGTCGATTTTCTGGAAGGCAAAAAAGAAGGCGACAAAGTCAGCTTTTCTAACATTTTGCTGGTAGGTGGAGACAAGACCAAGCTTGGCGCTCCTTTCGTTAGCGGTGCGAGCATTGAAGCTGTGGTGAAAACCCAGACTTTCAATAAGAAGGTTCTGATCGGTAAATTCAAACGCCGTAAAGACTACAAGCGCACCCGCGGTCACAAGCAACCGGTTACGGTTCTTGAAATCAGCGGCATCAAATCCTAA
- the mutS gene encoding DNA mismatch repair protein MutS, protein MLNITAEELQQLTPMMRQVFELKQKAADAILFFRMGDFYEVFGEDAEEVAPILDLVLTSRERGDKQRIPFCGVPHHSVKGYWLKLLKLGYRVAIADQMEDPAEAKGLVRRDISQVMTPGSIDELEGLEADQPNYLVALHENPSDKQWALAALDISTGEFRLGAVQPDELSGWLDILQPKELVCRRFMQDELKERIRNYMSRGPLSFGQLSEALLRDKGAQLKLIHDQFATNDLTTLPCGTVPGGEALVASVLQYLHDLHKRTVQFLVIRPLREADRMQLDETVRRDLELFETARRRDTEGSLFKEINATRTPMGARLLRHDLARPFLNPVMIHERQEAVQSLLQSGAETLGIMQVLLKNCSDLDRLTTRVLSGKAQPPDLLQIQKSLEASLQLADLAMNLKGLEWGDIKRNLELAATFTRDMEAALAPLPAALGSLDVFVEGYDAELDRLRGLSRHGQEQIDAYEQKLRQETGISSLKIKEHKSYGLLIEITKANLAKVPTGFIRRQTMVNNERFVTLELEALGETLAAATEEAVHREQKLYQEFLHKLAGQQEELRRVAEGLARLDVYQSFARKALQDNYVRPKMAKDGSLRLKACRHPVVERWVGTQAFMPNDVQLTNQQRQMLITGPNMAGKSTVMRQTALAAILHQIGSFVPAAEASLPLFDRIFTRVGAADDLSRGQSTFMVEMSEAATILRQATDRSLVILDEVGRGTSTQDGLAIAAAILEHIAKKVHCYTLFATHYHELVPFSAEFPSLKIAQVEVQEEEDAICFTHRLIDGASGSSFGVDVAKIAGIPASIIARARQLMTEPELWSEKEAPKKRLPDTKVPSLPPLELAFEDVKAPPSHAHGVALQRILERLERTNILKTTPIQALTILDELKGYLEQKDQGSLFPEAPNLC, encoded by the coding sequence ATGCTGAATATCACCGCTGAAGAGTTGCAACAACTGACGCCGATGATGCGCCAGGTCTTTGAACTGAAGCAGAAAGCAGCGGATGCCATCCTCTTTTTCCGGATGGGTGATTTTTACGAGGTTTTTGGTGAAGATGCGGAAGAAGTCGCACCGATCCTTGACCTTGTTTTAACGAGTCGGGAGCGTGGTGATAAACAACGCATACCTTTCTGTGGGGTGCCCCATCATTCGGTAAAAGGCTACTGGCTGAAGCTTTTGAAGCTCGGCTATCGCGTGGCTATCGCCGATCAGATGGAAGATCCTGCGGAAGCCAAGGGCCTTGTACGGCGTGATATTTCCCAGGTCATGACACCCGGATCCATCGACGAACTCGAAGGTCTGGAAGCGGATCAACCCAACTACCTTGTCGCTCTTCATGAAAATCCGAGCGACAAACAGTGGGCCTTGGCCGCTCTGGATATTTCCACCGGCGAATTCCGACTGGGTGCGGTTCAGCCCGATGAATTGAGCGGCTGGCTGGATATTCTGCAGCCGAAGGAACTTGTATGCCGGCGCTTCATGCAGGATGAACTGAAGGAACGTATCCGCAATTATATGTCGCGCGGGCCCCTCAGTTTCGGTCAGCTTTCGGAAGCCTTGTTGAGAGACAAAGGCGCTCAGCTGAAACTCATTCACGATCAGTTCGCCACGAACGATCTTACGACCCTCCCGTGCGGGACCGTGCCCGGAGGCGAGGCCTTGGTTGCCTCGGTTTTGCAGTATTTACATGATCTGCATAAAAGAACGGTACAGTTTCTCGTCATTCGGCCTTTGCGCGAAGCGGATCGTATGCAGCTGGATGAAACCGTGCGGCGCGATCTGGAGCTTTTTGAAACAGCACGGCGTCGGGATACCGAGGGCAGCCTTTTCAAAGAGATCAACGCAACCCGCACGCCGATGGGTGCCCGGCTTTTGCGTCATGACCTGGCGCGACCCTTTTTGAATCCTGTCATGATTCATGAACGTCAGGAAGCAGTGCAAAGTCTTCTGCAGTCGGGCGCGGAAACCTTGGGCATCATGCAGGTGCTTTTGAAAAACTGCAGTGACCTGGACCGTCTTACAACCCGCGTGCTGTCTGGAAAAGCGCAGCCGCCTGACCTCCTTCAAATTCAAAAAAGTTTGGAGGCGAGTTTACAGCTGGCCGATCTTGCGATGAATTTGAAGGGCCTCGAATGGGGTGATATCAAGCGCAACCTCGAACTGGCTGCCACATTTACCAGAGATATGGAAGCTGCTCTGGCACCGCTCCCGGCGGCGCTTGGAAGTTTGGACGTGTTTGTGGAAGGATACGACGCTGAACTGGATAGACTGCGCGGGCTGTCCCGGCACGGGCAGGAGCAGATTGATGCCTACGAGCAGAAGCTTAGGCAGGAAACCGGTATCAGCAGTCTTAAAATTAAAGAGCACAAGTCGTATGGACTTCTGATTGAAATCACCAAGGCCAATCTAGCCAAGGTTCCTACGGGTTTTATTCGGCGCCAGACTATGGTAAACAACGAGAGATTCGTGACCCTGGAGCTGGAAGCTCTTGGTGAAACGCTGGCTGCTGCGACCGAAGAAGCTGTTCATCGCGAGCAAAAACTCTATCAGGAATTTTTGCATAAACTCGCCGGACAGCAGGAAGAGTTGCGAAGGGTCGCGGAAGGACTGGCGCGACTTGATGTCTATCAAAGCTTTGCGCGGAAGGCTCTTCAGGATAATTATGTACGCCCAAAAATGGCTAAAGATGGGTCTTTACGTTTGAAGGCCTGTCGTCATCCTGTTGTGGAGCGCTGGGTAGGAACCCAGGCTTTCATGCCGAACGATGTCCAGCTTACGAATCAGCAGAGACAGATGCTGATTACCGGCCCAAACATGGCGGGTAAATCGACTGTCATGCGGCAGACGGCATTGGCCGCGATTTTGCATCAAATCGGCAGTTTTGTACCGGCTGCCGAAGCCAGTTTACCGCTCTTTGATAGAATATTCACCCGGGTGGGTGCTGCGGATGACCTGTCGCGTGGACAATCAACCTTTATGGTTGAGATGTCGGAAGCGGCCACCATTCTGCGGCAGGCCACCGATCGTAGTCTCGTCATTTTGGATGAGGTGGGTCGTGGAACTTCGACGCAGGATGGTCTGGCCATAGCGGCCGCGATCCTGGAACACATTGCAAAGAAAGTCCACTGTTATACTCTCTTCGCAACCCACTACCATGAGCTGGTGCCGTTCTCCGCTGAATTTCCGAGCCTGAAAATCGCTCAGGTTGAGGTGCAGGAGGAGGAGGATGCGATTTGCTTCACACATCGTTTGATAGATGGTGCCAGCGGCAGTTCGTTTGGTGTGGATGTGGCAAAAATAGCCGGAATACCTGCGAGTATTATTGCACGGGCCAGGCAGCTTATGACGGAACCCGAGCTTTGGTCGGAGAAGGAAGCGCCGAAAAAGCGCCTTCCTGACACGAAAGTCCCGTCCCTGCCGCCGTTGGAGCTTGCCTTTGAGGACGTTAAGGCGCCGCCTTCTCACGCTCATGGCGTCGCTCTGCAGCGTATTCTGGAACGGCTCGAACGTACGAATATCCTTAAGACCACGCCAATCCAGGCGTTGACGATACTCGATGAATTGAAGGGTTATTTGGAACAAAAAGATCAGGGTTCGCTCTTCCCCGAAGCGCCGAACCTGTGCTAA
- a CDS encoding septum formation initiator family protein, protein MGVRIVFCLTLTVLMIGTLRGEVSIMDYFKLRKSLTVLEGTVDKLKADNLDLSEEIRKIKSSPAYARKVLRDKYHVTDANEKIIFFAD, encoded by the coding sequence ATGGGCGTTCGTATCGTCTTTTGCCTGACGCTGACTGTGCTCATGATCGGCACGCTGCGCGGCGAAGTCTCGATCATGGATTACTTCAAGCTTCGAAAAAGTCTGACTGTTCTGGAAGGAACTGTGGATAAGCTCAAAGCCGACAATCTGGATTTGAGCGAAGAAATCCGGAAGATCAAAAGCTCGCCCGCTTACGCGCGGAAGGTCCTGCGCGATAAATATCATGTCACAGACGCGAACGAGAAGATCATCTTCTTCGCTGATTGA
- the rpmA gene encoding 50S ribosomal protein L27 codes for MAHKKAGGSTKNGRDSNPQYRGVKVYGGETITAGSIIVRQVGSTFHAGNNVGTGKDYTLFALVDGKVEFNTSSKRKRVSVVPV; via the coding sequence ATGGCTCACAAGAAAGCTGGCGGTAGTACAAAGAACGGCCGCGACTCCAATCCCCAATATCGCGGCGTAAAAGTATACGGCGGCGAAACCATCACGGCCGGTAGCATTATCGTCCGTCAGGTTGGCAGTACGTTCCACGCTGGTAACAACGTGGGAACTGGCAAGGACTACACTCTGTTTGCTCTCGTTGATGGCAAAGTTGAATTCAACACCTCTTCGAAACGCAAAAGAGTCAGCGTCGTTCCAGTCTGA
- the obgE gene encoding GTPase ObgE yields the protein MAFVDETEITVRSGDGGPGMVSFKSAKNAPKLGPDGGDGGFGGSVYLVGKAQLNSLSGLYYRRRYAAENGAKGGTNNCTGRNGEDLEIPVPVGTQAYNAETGKLVAEVLEDGQRICLAPGGKRGLGNIRFLSATHQAPHESTNGGEGVEMELRLELKLIADVGFAGFPNAGKSTLLSSISAARPKIADYPFTTLIPQLGVVAVPEMDEWGNASFVAADIPGLIEGASEGKGLGHEFLRHLERTKVVVYVIDPFALDEMPPLDAYETLENELRSFSESLANKKHLIALTKSDIAPEDFDWDTVEAPLKERGLEVLRLSAVARDGVNDFKRRVWNLVQEERQKVEVVETPTAPKRAEDEGYVWMSRASEDQDFGI from the coding sequence GTGGCATTCGTTGATGAAACAGAAATAACCGTGCGTTCTGGCGATGGCGGACCGGGTATGGTCAGCTTTAAGTCGGCCAAAAATGCGCCCAAACTTGGACCCGATGGTGGTGATGGCGGCTTCGGCGGCAGCGTTTATCTCGTGGGCAAAGCTCAGCTGAACAGTCTGAGTGGACTCTACTATCGGCGGCGTTACGCAGCGGAAAATGGAGCCAAAGGCGGCACCAATAACTGCACGGGTCGTAACGGTGAGGATCTTGAGATTCCCGTTCCGGTCGGAACGCAGGCTTACAATGCCGAGACAGGCAAGCTCGTCGCAGAAGTACTCGAAGACGGACAAAGAATTTGTCTCGCACCGGGCGGCAAGCGTGGTCTTGGCAACATTCGCTTTCTTTCCGCAACGCACCAGGCTCCGCACGAAAGCACCAATGGTGGTGAAGGCGTCGAGATGGAATTGCGCCTGGAATTGAAGCTGATTGCGGATGTGGGTTTTGCCGGCTTTCCCAACGCGGGAAAATCCACGCTTCTGAGCAGCATCAGTGCGGCTCGTCCCAAGATCGCGGATTATCCCTTTACGACTTTGATTCCCCAGCTTGGTGTTGTGGCCGTTCCCGAAATGGATGAATGGGGCAACGCGAGTTTTGTGGCCGCGGATATTCCCGGTTTGATCGAAGGCGCAAGCGAAGGCAAGGGCCTGGGTCATGAATTTCTGCGGCATCTGGAGCGCACGAAGGTCGTTGTCTATGTGATCGATCCTTTCGCCCTGGATGAAATGCCTCCTCTTGATGCCTATGAAACGCTGGAAAATGAGCTGCGCTCTTTCAGTGAAAGCCTTGCCAATAAAAAGCATCTGATCGCTCTGACGAAGAGCGATATCGCGCCCGAGGACTTTGATTGGGACACGGTGGAAGCGCCTTTGAAAGAGCGCGGCCTCGAAGTTCTCCGTCTTTCCGCAGTGGCCCGCGACGGCGTCAATGATTTCAAACGCCGTGTTTGGAATCTGGTGCAGGAAGAAAGGCAGAAGGTGGAAGTCGTCGAAACACCAACAGCCCCCAAGCGCGCTGAAGATGAAGGCTATGTCTGGATGTCACGCGCAAGCGAGGATCAGGATTTTGGTATCTGA
- a CDS encoding nicotinate-nicotinamide nucleotide adenylyltransferase — MVSEAQERSPPSVIFYGGTFDPPHVGHQRLVGRTRALFPGSQVWISVAPAPAGAANKHKAPGASFAQRLEMCQLNFAEDLQSGAAVLTDIETRLPAPNYTVQTLRACHEKFPGKTWALLIGQDQLEQFADWREPQDILKLADLVVVSRGQDRSLKDALEMLASRLGLHLDPVGPERLRFRELGTHIYLLAGSVSEAASRDVRKDSAAFMKKDWLVPEVASYIQRHGIYTK, encoded by the coding sequence TTGGTATCTGAGGCCCAGGAGCGTTCCCCGCCGTCGGTGATTTTTTACGGCGGCACCTTTGATCCCCCGCATGTCGGACATCAACGGCTCGTGGGACGCACGCGCGCGCTGTTTCCAGGCAGTCAGGTTTGGATTTCCGTGGCTCCGGCTCCGGCGGGAGCGGCGAATAAGCATAAGGCGCCGGGCGCATCGTTTGCCCAGCGGCTGGAGATGTGTCAGCTGAATTTTGCGGAGGATTTGCAGAGCGGAGCGGCCGTTCTCACCGATATTGAAACACGCCTGCCCGCCCCGAATTATACCGTTCAGACTCTGCGCGCCTGTCATGAGAAATTTCCCGGGAAAACCTGGGCGCTTTTGATTGGACAGGATCAGCTGGAGCAGTTTGCGGACTGGCGGGAGCCCCAGGATATCCTAAAGCTCGCTGACCTTGTCGTGGTGAGTCGCGGCCAGGACCGTTCGTTGAAAGATGCCCTTGAAATGCTGGCGTCCCGGCTTGGTTTGCATCTGGATCCCGTGGGACCTGAGCGTCTTCGTTTCCGGGAACTGGGGACCCATATTTATCTTTTGGCTGGCAGTGTATCCGAAGCTGCCAGTCGTGATGTACGCAAAGATTCCGCTGCTTTTATGAAAAAAGACTGGTTGGTTCCCGAAGTTGCCAGTTATATACAGCGGCACGGGATTTATACAAAGTGA
- a CDS encoding TraR/DksA family transcriptional regulator produces the protein MATHDPIDNHEFLSREELERFRALLLEERGKLLEKSAQLVKAGNIELDKNEMLDEVDLASATTEQNLTFKLLDRDRKLLGEIDHALEKIKTGEYGYCEGTGEPIPKRRLEVRPWCRHSVKYKEQLERMKKTGRGVGDEDEL, from the coding sequence ATGGCCACGCACGACCCAATAGACAATCACGAATTCCTGTCACGAGAGGAGCTCGAACGCTTCCGCGCCTTGTTGCTGGAAGAAAGAGGCAAACTCCTTGAGAAATCCGCTCAACTCGTGAAGGCTGGAAATATAGAGCTGGATAAGAATGAAATGCTGGACGAAGTGGATTTGGCTTCCGCCACCACCGAACAGAATTTGACATTCAAACTCCTTGATCGTGACCGGAAACTCCTCGGTGAAATCGATCATGCGCTGGAAAAAATCAAAACCGGCGAATATGGCTACTGCGAAGGAACGGGTGAACCCATTCCCAAGCGTCGTCTCGAAGTGCGCCCCTGGTGTCGCCACAGTGTGAAATACAAAGAGCAGCTGGAGCGAATGAAAAAGACCGGCCGTGGTGTCGGTGACGAGGACGAACTGTAG
- a CDS encoding 23S rRNA (pseudouridine(1915)-N(3))-methyltransferase RlmH — MKIQIIKVGKPAHAAYEELAEMFAKRLKPIWKIEEHIVRAAGSERAGKELQSKLGMTEDPHQAVVVLDERGKDLSSPELAQFIQSKMDLGHTKSLSFVIGGPYGISDDLRQQADFVWRLSKGVFPSDLAWVMVWEQIYRAASILRGTPYHHE; from the coding sequence ATGAAGATCCAGATCATCAAAGTGGGCAAGCCGGCTCATGCCGCCTATGAAGAGCTGGCGGAAATGTTCGCCAAACGTCTGAAGCCCATTTGGAAGATCGAGGAGCACATCGTACGCGCCGCCGGATCCGAGAGGGCCGGCAAGGAACTGCAGAGCAAGCTGGGAATGACGGAAGATCCGCACCAGGCTGTGGTGGTTCTGGATGAGCGCGGCAAGGATCTCAGCTCGCCTGAACTCGCTCAATTCATTCAAAGCAAAATGGACCTTGGCCACACGAAATCCCTGAGTTTTGTGATTGGTGGTCCTTATGGCATTTCTGACGACTTGCGCCAGCAGGCGGATTTTGTCTGGCGCCTGTCAAAAGGCGTTTTTCCCAGTGACCTGGCCTGGGTCATGGTCTGGGAACAGATTTATCGGGCGGCGAGCATTCTGCGCGGGACGCCTTATCATCACGAATAA
- a CDS encoding flagellar hook-length control protein FliK, producing the protein MTNINNNSFTKSSRGSDTWTDNLTVNESTNPRAAPSADPGRSSQKSQFAEHLTAQAPKTGAVARPAQQPPVRPQSPRPAAPLKAQPVQQEQATPRQPAPTPRRMQKSEPTEAPWNRSAPDTTKTLEAAVRTPGPRPENAKETIAAKPSLNMGQTPVRAPAAEASAPLVTATASIITNTVSEVPTEAMPEALEDWQLRLQEMLATGNPELFMQQNPALALLAGRLEFVEPAQIPGLVAQSPLLQSILSQTQTADVLQVAMPLEQNLQLLGLAPQALQAKNAGPISLAGIEAPTQEPLVTLGETLQALGFDTRRIMQEGDLLKDNLGLDGLQSYMQRAERMQSSLGLPVQWPTLSPDQTVITVPQKTQINPAAPQALDPALMAQLSRLDPKGPSPLEPVQLWTQDPETAELMPLTVLDDGSAPFFINPMEAGVETWDPFAATTEPKVDATLTAAPTMDEVPLVMNVLPRVPTAPQDPFMVMAQRWNTETLQTLRPEDFVSRESKEIAVDPKTAAAQPLRSLDDLLNSQFIQAPDFANRMDASNLPAPDASPFDLSALGLAFQEAGSTGDDKGGDLSGRNQNQSFLNQDNNSMFTPGTSPAAASNKAFSIETAAAPQAPSVPVSHQQLQDILDKSSMLIKDGGGSIRLDLGSKEMGPLDLALDIKDKTVEIRIVTHSDQAREALVQELPKLRESLQNQNLNLEKVEIGLSYSSAWSQSSGNGQQNREQFFENSSESNSRGPNGIRSTSRSYRQSFVSAPETRVPLHNGLIQVRV; encoded by the coding sequence GTGACAAATATCAATAACAATAGTTTCACGAAAAGTTCGCGCGGATCGGATACCTGGACTGACAATTTGACAGTCAATGAATCCACGAACCCTCGCGCCGCACCTTCTGCGGACCCTGGACGCTCTTCACAGAAAAGCCAATTCGCGGAGCACCTCACTGCTCAGGCGCCCAAGACTGGCGCCGTGGCGCGTCCTGCCCAGCAGCCTCCCGTGAGGCCGCAAAGCCCGCGTCCGGCCGCTCCCCTCAAGGCTCAGCCCGTCCAGCAGGAGCAGGCTACGCCAAGACAGCCCGCCCCAACCCCGCGTCGCATGCAAAAATCGGAACCGACTGAGGCTCCATGGAATCGGTCCGCACCCGACACGACAAAAACCTTGGAAGCCGCCGTTCGCACGCCCGGCCCACGCCCGGAAAATGCTAAAGAGACCATAGCAGCAAAACCCAGTCTCAACATGGGTCAGACGCCTGTCCGTGCGCCAGCCGCCGAGGCCTCGGCACCGCTTGTGACGGCCACAGCTTCCATCATAACAAATACTGTGAGCGAGGTCCCGACCGAGGCTATGCCTGAGGCTTTGGAAGACTGGCAGCTGCGTCTTCAAGAGATGCTGGCCACAGGCAATCCTGAACTTTTCATGCAGCAAAATCCCGCTCTCGCGCTTCTCGCGGGACGCCTTGAATTCGTGGAACCCGCGCAAATCCCTGGCCTTGTCGCGCAAAGTCCACTCCTGCAATCCATCCTGAGTCAAACGCAAACGGCCGATGTTTTGCAGGTGGCCATGCCTCTTGAACAAAACCTGCAGCTGCTTGGCCTCGCCCCTCAAGCGCTCCAGGCAAAAAATGCCGGTCCTATTTCCCTCGCAGGAATCGAAGCTCCAACGCAGGAGCCCCTTGTCACTCTGGGCGAGACGCTTCAGGCCCTGGGCTTTGACACAAGACGCATCATGCAGGAAGGCGATCTTCTTAAAGACAATCTGGGCCTTGATGGTCTTCAAAGCTATATGCAGCGCGCGGAACGCATGCAATCCTCGCTCGGTCTTCCCGTGCAATGGCCCACGCTTTCCCCAGACCAAACCGTAATCACGGTGCCGCAGAAAACCCAAATCAACCCGGCGGCTCCTCAGGCCTTGGATCCCGCGTTGATGGCTCAGCTGTCGCGCCTTGATCCCAAAGGCCCCTCGCCTTTGGAACCTGTTCAGCTTTGGACTCAGGATCCGGAAACTGCCGAGCTGATGCCTTTGACTGTTCTCGATGACGGCAGCGCCCCTTTCTTCATCAATCCTATGGAAGCCGGAGTCGAAACCTGGGATCCTTTCGCGGCAACGACAGAACCCAAGGTCGATGCGACCTTGACAGCGGCACCGACCATGGACGAAGTGCCTTTGGTGATGAATGTCCTTCCGCGCGTTCCGACCGCACCTCAGGATCCTTTTATGGTCATGGCGCAGCGCTGGAATACCGAGACTCTTCAAACCCTGCGACCTGAAGATTTTGTGAGTCGCGAATCCAAAGAGATCGCCGTCGATCCCAAAACAGCAGCCGCACAGCCGCTGCGCTCACTCGATGATCTTCTGAACTCTCAATTTATCCAAGCCCCCGATTTTGCCAATCGGATGGATGCCTCCAATCTTCCCGCACCCGATGCCAGTCCGTTTGATTTGAGCGCCTTGGGACTGGCCTTCCAGGAGGCGGGATCCACCGGGGATGATAAAGGCGGTGACCTTTCCGGCCGCAATCAAAACCAGTCCTTCCTGAATCAGGATAATAATTCGATGTTCACGCCAGGCACCAGTCCGGCCGCAGCATCCAATAAAGCCTTCAGCATAGAAACGGCAGCCGCGCCTCAGGCCCCCTCAGTTCCCGTTTCCCATCAGCAGCTCCAGGATATACTCGATAAATCCTCGATGCTGATCAAGGACGGCGGCGGCTCCATTCGACTCGATCTGGGCAGCAAGGAAATGGGTCCACTCGACCTCGCCCTTGATATCAAGGACAAAACCGTCGAAATTCGCATCGTGACCCATTCGGATCAGGCCCGTGAGGCTTTGGTTCAGGAACTGCCGAAACTCCGCGAATCCCTTCAGAACCAAAATCTGAATCTCGAAAAAGTCGAGATCGGCCTGAGCTACAGTTCGGCCTGGTCGCAATCCTCCGGCAACGGTCAGCAGAACCGCGAACAATTCTTTGAAAATTCGAGCGAGAGCAACTCGCGTGGACCGAATGGCATTCGCAGCACATCGCGCAGCTATCGTCAGTCCTTCGTTTCCGCACCGGAAACGCGCGTTCCCTTGCACAATGGTCTTATTCAAGTGAGGGTTTAA
- the rsfS gene encoding ribosome silencing factor produces the protein MESMDVIKLIAGAAADKKATRIAVQKIEGKSSLCDFQVICSGSNERQTQAIAGHIEEVLRTKNAGKPLAIEGKQTGHWILMDYGHTMVHIFLDSIRDYYALERLWPNAETTFFD, from the coding sequence ATGGAATCCATGGACGTCATTAAATTAATCGCAGGCGCTGCCGCCGATAAAAAAGCCACCCGCATCGCGGTGCAGAAGATCGAAGGCAAGTCGAGTCTTTGCGATTTTCAGGTGATCTGCTCGGGCAGCAATGAGCGCCAGACCCAGGCGATCGCCGGACATATCGAAGAAGTTTTGCGGACCAAAAACGCCGGAAAACCCCTGGCCATTGAAGGCAAGCAAACCGGTCACTGGATCCTGATGGATTATGGTCACACCATGGTCCACATCTTTTTGGATTCGATCCGTGATTACTATGCGCTGGAACGCCTGTGGCCCAATGCGGAAACCACCTTTTTCGATTGA